In one window of Rhodanobacter sp. FDAARGOS 1247 DNA:
- the pheA gene encoding prephenate dehydratase has product MTDSKTPLGEMRERIDSIDRQIQQLISERANHARTVAKVKGEGLSAIDYYRPEREAHVLRMVVDRNDGPLSDTEMVRLFREIMSSCLAQEDPLKIGFLGPEGTFSEQAVRKHFGHAAYGLPLGSIEEVFQEVAAGHADFGVVPVENSGQGMIQVTLDMFLTSEATICGEVELRVHQCLHSLTGKPEDVRRVYAHAQSLQQCKTWLRLNLPEVECIAVGSNAEAARLARHADDAAAIAGETAGKVYGLKTVAKGIEDRADNTTRFLVIGRSLFPPSGNDRTSLLITVNDKPGALYDVLSPFAKHGVSLNRIESRPAHTGKWQYAFFIDVSGHIDEGSLQAAVQDIGASAATVRVLGSYPVALP; this is encoded by the coding sequence ATGACCGATTCAAAAACCCCGCTGGGCGAGATGCGCGAGCGCATCGACAGCATCGACCGGCAGATCCAGCAGCTGATCTCCGAGCGCGCCAACCATGCGCGCACGGTGGCCAAGGTGAAGGGCGAAGGTCTTTCCGCGATCGACTATTACCGACCCGAGCGCGAGGCGCATGTCCTGCGCATGGTGGTGGACCGCAACGACGGCCCGCTCTCCGATACCGAGATGGTGCGCCTGTTCCGCGAGATCATGTCGTCCTGCCTGGCCCAGGAAGACCCGCTGAAGATCGGCTTCCTGGGGCCGGAAGGCACCTTCAGCGAACAGGCGGTGCGCAAGCATTTCGGTCACGCGGCCTACGGCTTGCCGCTGGGCAGCATCGAGGAAGTGTTCCAGGAGGTCGCCGCCGGGCATGCCGATTTCGGCGTGGTGCCGGTGGAGAATTCGGGGCAGGGCATGATCCAGGTGACGCTGGACATGTTCCTCACCTCCGAAGCCACGATCTGCGGCGAGGTCGAGCTGCGCGTGCACCAGTGCCTGCATTCGCTCACCGGGAAGCCGGAGGACGTCAGGCGCGTCTACGCCCATGCCCAGTCGCTGCAGCAGTGCAAGACTTGGCTGCGCCTCAACCTGCCCGAGGTGGAGTGCATCGCGGTGGGCAGCAATGCCGAAGCGGCGCGGCTGGCCCGTCATGCCGACGATGCGGCGGCGATCGCGGGCGAGACCGCGGGCAAGGTCTACGGCCTCAAGACCGTGGCGAAGGGCATCGAGGATCGCGCCGACAACACCACGCGCTTCCTGGTGATCGGCCGGTCGCTGTTCCCGCCCTCGGGCAATGACCGCACCTCGCTGCTGATCACGGTCAACGACAAGCCCGGCGCGCTGTACGACGTGCTCAGCCCGTTCGCGAAACACGGCGTCAGCCTGAACCGGATCGAGTCGCGGCCGGCGCATACCGGCAAGTGGCAGTACGCATTCTTCATCGACGTTTCAGGGCATATCGATGAAGGCTCGCTGCAGGCCGCGGTGCAGGACATCGGCGCCTCGGCGGCCACCGTGCGCGTGCTGGGTTCGTATCCGGTGGCGCTGCCTTGA
- the serC gene encoding 3-phosphoserine/phosphohydroxythreonine transaminase, which translates to MSRVWNFSAGPAALPPAVLERAQRELLDWNGSGASVMEQSHRGKRFISMAAQAEADLRSLMQIPADYAVLFLQGGATQHFAQIPMNLAGPDDGADYIVSGHWSAKAASEAGAYVRVNVAASSAADDYLRLPPRDSWQLDPRAAYVHYTPNETIHGVEFHDVPDVGEAVPLVADLSSNILSESLDVSRFGLIYAGAQKNIGPSGLVVMIIRRDLLQRAGRPMARIFRYAEHAAADSMLNTPNTWGWYLAGLTFQWLLEQGGVAAMADLNRAKAGLLYGAIDGSDGYYRNPVDPAARSRMNVRFDLHDTALDAAFLQESDAAGLLALKGHKALGGMRASLYNAVPLAAVETLVEFMGDFARRHG; encoded by the coding sequence GTGAGCAGAGTCTGGAACTTCAGCGCCGGTCCGGCGGCCTTGCCCCCGGCGGTACTCGAACGCGCACAGCGCGAACTGCTGGACTGGAACGGCAGTGGCGCCTCGGTGATGGAGCAGTCGCACCGCGGCAAGCGCTTCATCTCGATGGCGGCCCAGGCCGAAGCCGACCTGCGCAGCTTGATGCAGATCCCGGCCGATTACGCCGTGCTGTTCCTGCAAGGCGGCGCGACCCAGCACTTCGCGCAGATCCCGATGAACCTGGCCGGCCCGGACGACGGCGCCGACTACATCGTCAGCGGACACTGGAGCGCCAAGGCCGCCAGCGAAGCCGGTGCGTACGTGCGGGTGAATGTGGCGGCCAGCAGCGCCGCGGACGACTATCTCAGGCTGCCGCCGCGCGACAGCTGGCAGCTCGATCCGCGCGCCGCCTATGTGCATTACACGCCGAACGAGACGATCCACGGCGTCGAATTCCATGACGTCCCCGATGTCGGCGAGGCGGTGCCGCTGGTGGCCGACCTGTCCTCGAACATCCTGTCCGAATCGCTCGACGTCAGCCGTTTCGGGCTGATCTACGCCGGCGCGCAGAAGAACATCGGGCCGTCCGGCCTGGTGGTGATGATCATCCGCCGCGACCTGCTGCAGCGCGCGGGCCGGCCGATGGCGCGGATCTTCCGCTACGCCGAGCACGCCGCCGCCGACTCCATGCTCAACACGCCGAACACCTGGGGCTGGTACCTGGCCGGACTGACCTTCCAGTGGCTGCTGGAGCAGGGCGGCGTCGCCGCGATGGCCGACCTGAATCGGGCCAAGGCCGGCTTGCTGTACGGCGCCATCGACGGTTCGGACGGCTATTACCGCAACCCGGTCGATCCCGCCGCCCGTTCGCGCATGAACGTCCGCTTCGACCTGCATGACACGGCGCTGGATGCCGCGTTCCTGCAGGAGTCGGACGCCGCCGGCCTGCTGGCGCTGAAGGGACACAAGGCGCTGGGCGGCATGCGCGCCTCGCTGTACAACGCGGTGCCGCTGGCGGCCGTCGAGACCCTGGTCGAATTCATGGGCGATTTTGCCCGCCGGCACGGTTGA